The Amaranthus tricolor cultivar Red isolate AtriRed21 chromosome 6, ASM2621246v1, whole genome shotgun sequence genome has a segment encoding these proteins:
- the LOC130815655 gene encoding uncharacterized protein LOC130815655, translating to MAYHRPPQYDGEADSVRFENWLAEMEKLLEVINCPTHLKVKLASFYLSGPAELWWRSVKATMTDTFWDDFLITLRQQFYPPSLQRKKENEFLHLRQGLMTVIEYSCKFNELSRFASDIVSKESVHASRFFEGHNLMIQKGIGKYSDFRDLYDRALES from the exons atggCATATCATCGTCCGCCGCAATACGACGGAGAAGCTGATTCGGTTCGCTTCGAGAATTGGCTCGCAGAGATGGAGAAACTTTTAGAGGTCATTAACTGTCCAACACACCTAAAAGTAAAGCTGGCTTCCTTCTACCTATCTGGTCCAGCAGAGTTATGGTGGCGTTCTGTCAAGGCCACTATGACTGATACTTTTTGGGATGATTTCCTTATAACTCTTCGTCAACAATTCTATCCGCCATCACTCCAacggaaaaaggagaatgagttcTTACATCTTCGTCAGGGTCTTATGACCGTGATTGAGTATAGTTGTAAGTTCAATGAGCTATCTCGATTTGCTTCTGACATCGTAAGCAAAGAAAGTGTTCATGCATCCCGCTTTTTCGAGGGTCATAATCTTATGATCCAAAAGGGGATCGGGAAGTATTCTGACTTCCGAGATCTCTACGACCGAGCGCTTGA gaGCTGA